The Montipora foliosa isolate CH-2021 chromosome 6, ASM3666993v2, whole genome shotgun sequence genome includes the window TTAGGGCTCCTCATTCACAAGGCAATATCAACACCCTGGAGATTATGCAGCGGAGAGCCCCGTATTATCTTGAAGTTTACAATACGGCAGATAGTTTTGCTACATATTAACTATGGTGTTCAGGAAATGCTTGATGAGTTGGGGACGCCGGCGTTTTTGTCTGacaatatcaaaataatatCTTACATTGAAGTGTGGGGTGCCAGGCCTTCCCACTAAAAGGAGAGCCTAATCCAATATAATAATCCAAGACAAACTAACACATCCTTCTTCAGGGATTTGAACACCCAATTTTCAATTCCCAGTTCCATggtatataaatgtattttcTCCGTAAggtcttttctttttgcttttagCGCACCCAGTCACCAACCGAGTCGTAAGTTATGACGTTGGTAATTCGTCACTTGCcccctccttcccccccccccccaaactcACTTGGCAGAGgtagaaataaaagaaaaaagataccTTTTTCCCACTTTGTGAGTCAGAACCAACAATCTCAACCCACTGCGTTTAGGTCAAAAAATCGATATAACAGAAGACTTAAATGGTCcggctgttttctttgtttattttttctatttttttatgaaaataaataGTTCATTTCTATGCTCACCTTGATTTTGCTTCCTTGTTTATAGGGGGTCCAAATGATTCCATCATCACTGTAATAAAGCCGGAAACTCCTCACGAAATTTTGATCAGCACCTTTCGTACTTATCCGACGAATTTTGACTCTGCTCGTGAAGTTCACTTCCAGGAATTGATGTTTGTCTTTTCTGAAATTAGACAAAAACCTCATCGCAAAATATCACAGAAACGTTACTTCCATATCAGAGTTCAATCAGCATTTACGATGACGGCGTCAACTGGAACGCCACCATTTTTCAAACCTTTTCTCTCATTCAGTTATTCCGGTCCGAACAACTTATACCTTATACACAGTAGCCGAACTATCTAGGAACTGGGAGAAGAAAACAGGTGAAATTTGCCATTATGTGCTTCATGAAACTTACCATAGGCAGTCACTTCAAGTCTGTAGCCCATTACCTGGAGGTTCCATACGTATTGAACCCTTGAGTCAAACGGCCCTGTCtcgtgtctttttttctttctagaaCTGCTATATTTTGAAATACCTTCGTGTCTCGGTTAAGCTGCATGTGACGTAATcaatggctgaccataggtctcttatgattggctattgtgaaaaacACCCACGAAAACTCCCCtgggaggtgcttctaaaaacaaaaagatacgggacagggttgactcagagggttaatatgagtaatgggctcctggttcaAGTTACATATGCTTGAGAAGATAACAGGCGGGATATTACCCggcaaaacttttcatgcgCTAATGCTATCGTTCAGTCCCGTGGTCGTAGACGTCGCCAACTGACTCGGATCGAGCTTATCCACTCACGACCTTTTGTCTGTAAGAGTCATCACATACGTCATACTTTCCCTAAATACTAATAATTATAGCCTTGAAGAACTTACTTAAGCTCCCCATGTGGTACCCAACCCTTGCCTCCCATTCTTCCCTCGTGTGGTGGAGCGCCGTTGGCATAGGATGATGCTGTGATCTGGTCATTACTGATACTTCTTGCTTCCATACCCAAGGCATCGTCACAAGAGGATtctaataaaaaaagaaatcatatcTGGCAATGTTTTATCCAGGCCTGCATAAACGTGGGAACCTTTGCCCCATTCAGGATCGAACTGAATCCCCCTGGGTCACTTAGCCACTTGACCACCTTGGGTTATGGgtctttttcgatatattagctgaatatttgatattttgaaaatggcttATTGACCAAAGATCGATTCCCGGCCGAAGTAGTGAAATACAGTTTTTCAGGTTCTTGGCATGCAACTGACTGACCATTTAGGTTGTTTCATAACTGTGCTGATTGTTCGTCGAGCAAAACGTTTCATATCTACAGTCCCAACGTGTGACTTTCATATATTCTGCAACATTCAACACTGGCACGTCAACGCAAGTATAAACTTTTCGATATTGATtgcggtcacacttgagagaaacacagagTAACACTGCTGTTGACACTACTCTAGTGTCAAATCTCTCGTGTTTTGAATCCCTTGGGGAACACTGAATAATAGAGCTTGATTCAACACTAGTGCTAACTCCCGAATGCGACTGCAACCATTAAACAAtagtttgcaaccaatctctagagacacagataacaacgctgcaatgtacaattgctggtggacgaacaaaaggagctaatgagaaatcttttgttttcgtccgcCAAACGTGAAAACCAGTTTTCCCCATAAATGAAACTGGTAAGAACAGCGTTAACCCCTTAAGCCCTTATTAGCCAGAGTACAATCTATAAGTGGTACTATTGGGACTGATTAAAGTTCGGGAATTGAAAGAAAGAAGTGACGATGGCACAGTCAGTTAGCGCGCGGCcctggtgcaagaggtcctgagtacAATTCCCGGATTTGACATCCTTGTTACAgctttgtcagttgaattactatTACGAGTTATCGGCGTTGAATGTGGTTACTTTGccttatttacttttacatggTGATGTTGACTGGTGTTTTTGAACGCATGCGCAGGGCAAGCAAATCTACCGTTTTTGCTCATAAAAATCTGTTTTATTGCCATTGATGTTTGTCTTCAGCTTCCTAAGACTGAAAAGCgtataaatgaagaaaaaatagaatTGAACTTACGTTTGACATAATACTTGAAATGAACGGTTGCTGGTTCTTCATTGGTAAACTCTCTCGAGCCTGATGAGGAGCTGCACGTATTAATTGACCCATTGTACCTGACTACAACATGGGTGGTGCAGTCATGGATTTTGCCGTCTTGATTCGTCTTGTGTTTATCAAGATTAAATGTACATCTGAGATCAACCCATTCCGAGAACTTAAGTTGTCCAAACtgaaaaacaaagtcaaaatataTGTTCAACACAAAAAGGAAGCTAAGATTCCACCACTTGATTGTTAAATCTACTTTCAGTCTTGAGCATTCGTCAGTCGGGGATAAGGGAGGGTAGGGatggggagggaggggtagggATGGGGAGGGGCTAGGAGTAGATCGTGAATTTAATTTTGCCCAAACATGCATTGAATTGGGGTTTTTTAGTTAAACATCCAAGAAGAAAATGGCGCCTGTATAATAAATAACATCTCCAAATTATTAAACGCTCTTGCGTTCTCGGATGAGAACGATGAACAGTTAACCACTTTTTACACTTTTCTAGGGATTTTTTTTGCGAACTTGAAGGAAAGACCACGGGCAAAAACGacgtcatttcaaaatataaaatattttttatggGTTGTTGTTCTCACTCCGCGATTATTCCAACTCTTTTGATATGGCACCCAAAAAGTGCCCGAGTTACCTAGCAGTGGAATTGGGCGGGATTGTACAGCGCTTAAGAATACGAAAAATATGTCTTCCATGAAACTTTAAATTTGGTCTTTTCACGTCTTTGTTTGCAAGCGATGTATATAATATTTagggatgcagggatggcgcaatgATGAGATCactcgcctcctaccaatgtTCATGCCTGGGCTCGATTCCCATACACGACGTCACATGTGAATTGATTTTGTTGGTATCTGCTCTCTCTGCGCATTGATCACACATATTCTTGGCTTTTTACGTTCCCGTTGTGGCCGCCTTATTTCGTGCGTTTTCTAATTAGGGAGTTAAGGAACGATGGCGGTTAtgccgaaaaaaaaattcgctttaaaatataacttaggTCCAGGTGGCGGTAGCGGTGCTGGTGGCGGTAACGCGATATGTATTTCGTAAGTATTCCATCTCTTTCAGGTTGTACAATATCGGCGAAATATCCTACAACTGATTTGTGTGAACGGTTTTGAAGTagacagaaaatgaaaaaaaatcattcctGAATGCTCGCGTTGTTGTGAAAACCACAAATTTCTTCTTTTCAAGTTTCTGTTTTGTCGAGTACGGGACAGAAATGTATAAAAATGCCTGCGGTATGTCTGGCACGTGCAGCGCGACCATTTTCCCGCTATAAccaataaaattattgatttAAAATTAGATACCATGTTGTTAAGCTCTTCAACCCGAATGTAAGTAATATAATAGTTGGGGTCACACACAACTTGGGTTTGAGTCTTTCCGGAGGGTAAAgggcttgggtttggttcagctcaggtttcatgttacccttcGGGATGCCGTTACACAGCAATATAAAAGACTTCCCTCAAGGCAAAATAATAGGGTATAATTAATATGATTAGGGGTTTTTGTGTATAAACTACGTTCTGCTTTACgattggccaagccacctcagggagcagataaTCCGTACTTTTCAGTCCAGGAACTGTTATGGgaagttcttttaattttgaagtATCTATGGAGATAACCCTAGAGCAGTTTCGGTCTAGAAaaagcggttacacacaaaaacgtTCTTGCTCGTGGGCAAACGGTATTTACCGATGGGTAAATTAAAAATctagtgtaaccacaactaTAATTGTCAGTAAAGACGTACACGAAATCGCGAAAGAGACTACATCCGCAATAGAAACCAATTTCCACAACCGAAacacaaaatgaacaaaaataacaatgcGCAGGCAGAAACCAAATTCGATTTTCAGTCTGACTAAAGTAACTAAGTAAATATGACCAGAGTTGACTGCAAATACCAAAATTCGTGACATGAAGGTCAGAAAATTTGTCACCTTTTTCTCTATCTGTCACACCCTTACCTTTATAGTTACCATGTCTGTGGTCTTGGTCACGGCCGCCTCAACCGAGCTGGCCAATTGAACACAGCTGTGTAGCGACAGGACGGGAGGTAAAGGCCATTCAATTATTCCACTAACAACTTCCTCCGTGGTGAGGTCCGAGTGAGACAATCGAAGTCGCAAATCCACTGTATCACTGTAGGTATATCAGGTAAATATGGGAATTAACAAACTCGGATTATTATGTTCTGCATCAATGCTGCCTGGTTGCAGTGTTACCAATTCTGGTGCAGTGTGTCTTTTTCAGTTATTTAAGCAACCGATGCAGTTGCTACGGTGCCAATGCCAGTTATAACTTATTTTAAACATTCCGGGAAATTTTTTGGGAAAACTTAAGTTTAATAGAAAACCCTAAGAAAAGGGTTACTGGAAATTACTAGTCAAGTTTTTTACCTACATCCTGATTTACGTTCTGCAAAACAAAATCACTTTTTGAACTTTCAGTGCATCCTCCTCTTCCATGACTGTTGAATTTCAAAGTATTCCCCTGTTAGCTATTATAGCAGAGGAGCTTTAGCGTTTTGACTGAAGTGAACGGCTTCGAAGTAAGCTTGCTTCCCATCTGATAAGTTATATCTTCCATCCTACGCATTGATCACGGATCTTTCTCCCACATTGGTCGATTTATTGGCAGTCAATGTTTTGGAAATTATTTGAcagttattccatgagcgctCGACGGTTGAATATGAGATGgcaaatagccaacgaggcgcgtagcttAGCGCCGAGTTGGGTATAACCAGTCTAATATCCAAACAGCGCAAAAagtataattgttttattatcatttcattttttaattaaCTCTTGGACACTTGGAGATTAAAGTTTCCAGCTGCatggcaacacttgacgcactcagtttccatattaggtcatacggtattcgagctgataactgagattgagtgaaccaatcagaaagctagacaATATCCAAggtaaaaaatttaataaattataatagaCTAAGTAAGCATTAACTTAAAAAACAATCGTACTAAATCATACTTTGTTACCACTCTCTGGTATCCAAGATCTGGCCAAATTTCGACTTTCAAATCTGGCTTGCTGCTCGCTGGATTAACAGTTTGAATTGCCATTTGCGAAGCCCAAATCGAATGGTTCTTGTATTCAACTCCAAGGCTCACCCACTGTTTTCCTCCATTGACAACATGAGCGTGATTCATAACCTGAACCTCAAAGTTGATCTTAAGCTCAGTGCTGTTTTCAGACGATGCGCGAGTGACGTTTCCAAAGTTGAACATGGCAATGTCGTGCAAGCTATCGTTTCCTGAAGACGTCAGTTTTGTTGTGTTATTACTTGTTGTTAGTTGTTCACTTGCAAAAGTGAACGCTGCCTCTGTGAGTCGCAAAATCGCGGTGCCATTGAAAGGAAGTTTGATTTTTGCCTTCAGTGGTGTAGATTCAGGAATCTCCATCGTAAAGTTGAATCGGACCTTGCGACCTGTAAACTGCCATTCTGTGGATCTTTGAAGGCCAAACCTAAATTCGGAGGCCTGGAAATATATTATAGTTTAAATTAAAGACCCTCTAACTCTTATTTTTCcccgttttttaacttttcgtttAAATATCTATAGTGTTTGGAGTGTAGTTCTTCAAAAAATTTCCCTCATAATGTATTCACGCGTTTTAGCGGCCCTTTGATGTAtgttccaaaagtcgggtcttGGTAACTAATGACGTCAGAGAATTTCATTCTGAATCGTCAGAACATTCACTAGCATCCGAAGGGTAACTATGTCCGACATTTCCAAAAAGATTTAACA containing:
- the LOC138008582 gene encoding uncharacterized protein isoform X2, translated to MEIPESTPLKAKIKLPFNGTAILRLTEAAFTFASEQLTTSNNTTKLTSSGNDSLHDIAMFNFGNVTRASSENSTELKINFEVQVMNHAHVVNGGKQWVSLGVEYKNHSIWASQMAIQTVNPASSKPDLKVEIWPDLGYQRVVTNDTVDLRLRLSHSDLTTEEVVSGIIEWPLPPVLSLHSCVQLASSVEAAVTKTTDMVTIKFGQLKFSEWVDLRCTFNLDKHKTNQDGKIHDCTTHVVVRYNGSINTCSSSSGSREFTNEEPATVHFKYYVKQSSCDDALGMEARSISNDQITASSYANGAPPHEGRMGGKGWVPHGELKKDKHQFLEVNFTSRVKIRRISTKGADQNFVRSFRLYYSDDGIIWTPYKQGSKIKEFPANYDGKSVANIILPVPFKAVFVRINPVSWENSISLKIELYGCDLKESRTAGPLAFTSRGYLLDTERNIMYVCSMPMESKQQSSKCFFSSDDGRSWKSMYYGVISLLGHDKVENVLYGVSLNGKAVMRSSTDHSAKFVGVPLNTWEEVKAKDTTTRAVHIGRNDFTISDDTTPTQIDGTKWGVSAKGIHVKESSSPWILKAIWMCTNS
- the LOC138008582 gene encoding uncharacterized protein isoform X1, which translates into the protein MEKGNLLFCHKIAAFLLFLELITSFCEASEFRFGLQRSTEWQFTGRKVRFNFTMEIPESTPLKAKIKLPFNGTAILRLTEAAFTFASEQLTTSNNTTKLTSSGNDSLHDIAMFNFGNVTRASSENSTELKINFEVQVMNHAHVVNGGKQWVSLGVEYKNHSIWASQMAIQTVNPASSKPDLKVEIWPDLGYQRVVTNDTVDLRLRLSHSDLTTEEVVSGIIEWPLPPVLSLHSCVQLASSVEAAVTKTTDMVTIKFGQLKFSEWVDLRCTFNLDKHKTNQDGKIHDCTTHVVVRYNGSINTCSSSSGSREFTNEEPATVHFKYYVKQSSCDDALGMEARSISNDQITASSYANGAPPHEGRMGGKGWVPHGELKKDKHQFLEVNFTSRVKIRRISTKGADQNFVRSFRLYYSDDGIIWTPYKQGSKIKEFPANYDGKSVANIILPVPFKAVFVRINPVSWENSISLKIELYGCDLKESRTAGPLAFTSRGYLLDTERNIMYVCSMPMESKQQSSKCFFSSDDGRSWKSMYYGVISLLGHDKVENVLYGVSLNGKAVMRSSTDHSAKFVGVPLNTWEEVKAKDTTTRAVHIGRNDFTISDDTTPTQIDGTKWGVSAKGIHVKESSSPWILKAIWMCTNS